The Terriglobales bacterium genome has a window encoding:
- a CDS encoding GNAT family N-acetyltransferase has translation MLSIRCATADDVELILQFIHDLAEYEREPQAVVATREDLIRDGFSDRPKFHVLIADWNKQPAGFAFYFFNYSTWRGKSGLHLEDLFVQPEYREKGIGKALLAELAEIAVQENCYGLRWEVLDWNTPAIDFYERVGGEVLRHWLPVRLTGQPLLRLAEAASGGRGNPTGC, from the coding sequence ATGCTTTCCATCCGGTGTGCCACCGCTGATGACGTTGAACTGATTCTGCAATTCATTCACGATTTGGCGGAATACGAGCGCGAGCCACAGGCCGTGGTGGCCACGCGAGAAGATCTGATCCGCGACGGCTTCAGCGATCGTCCCAAGTTCCACGTTCTGATCGCAGATTGGAACAAACAGCCTGCAGGCTTCGCGTTTTATTTCTTCAATTACTCCACCTGGCGAGGCAAGTCAGGGCTCCATCTCGAGGATTTATTCGTTCAGCCTGAATATCGAGAAAAGGGAATTGGCAAGGCGCTGCTGGCGGAACTGGCAGAAATTGCGGTGCAGGAGAACTGCTATGGGCTGCGCTGGGAAGTTTTGGATTGGAACACTCCGGCCATTGATTTCTATGAACGAGTAGGAGGAGAGGTTCTCAGACACTGGCTCCCAGTACGATTGACGGGCCAACCGCTACTGCGTTTAGCAGAAGCAGCGAGCGGGGGCCGAGGGAATCCGACTGGTTGCTAG
- a CDS encoding tetratricopeptide repeat protein produces MTSTLTASLLTLLAVLTILPLAGAQAKSGGGSTGGSAGTSTPGRGTNPNIPPVGQFPDNTTTGAYLTGKVVMEEGGEPPEPVTIVRVCNANIRREAYTDSHGQFSILLGSRANTMVPDASEGRDFINTINNGTRVSERQLWACELRADLPGYTSSSIALAGHRFMDDPNVGTIVLKKAGKSESGSISVTSLQAPPGATKEYDKARDDLKKNKLPDAEKRLVKAVQLYDKYASAWLLLGEVQQNENHLDQARESYLKAAAADPKYAPPYLRLAQLAAVNKHWTDVIQYADKVIELSPTAYPIAYFYSAAASFNSQKLADAEKAALKAEELDTQHQEPRIQFLLGKIYAAKGDYTLAAKHLRLFVGLVPEGEQSERAKTDLAKMEQMNAAGVKQ; encoded by the coding sequence ATGACTTCCACCCTTACCGCCTCCCTACTTACTCTTTTGGCCGTCTTAACCATTCTGCCTCTTGCAGGAGCACAAGCTAAGTCTGGAGGCGGAAGTACCGGTGGCAGTGCAGGGACCTCGACGCCTGGGCGTGGCACTAATCCAAATATTCCACCCGTTGGACAATTTCCTGACAACACCACTACGGGTGCCTACCTTACGGGAAAAGTAGTAATGGAAGAAGGCGGTGAGCCCCCGGAGCCGGTTACCATCGTGCGCGTTTGCAATGCCAACATTCGCCGCGAGGCTTATACCGACTCCCACGGCCAGTTCAGCATTCTTTTGGGAAGCCGGGCTAACACCATGGTGCCGGACGCCTCTGAAGGCCGAGACTTCATCAACACAATTAACAACGGCACACGAGTCTCCGAGCGCCAGCTCTGGGCGTGCGAACTCCGGGCGGATTTGCCTGGCTACACCTCATCCAGCATCGCCCTCGCCGGCCACAGGTTCATGGACGATCCCAACGTAGGCACTATCGTTCTGAAGAAAGCTGGCAAGAGCGAATCCGGCAGCATCAGCGTGACCAGCCTGCAGGCCCCTCCCGGAGCCACGAAGGAGTATGACAAGGCTCGCGACGACCTGAAGAAAAACAAGCTGCCTGATGCCGAGAAGCGCCTTGTCAAGGCAGTACAGCTCTATGACAAGTATGCTTCCGCCTGGCTGCTTCTCGGAGAAGTGCAGCAAAACGAAAATCACCTGGATCAGGCACGCGAGTCTTATCTGAAAGCTGCCGCTGCCGATCCCAAGTATGCACCACCATACTTGCGTTTGGCCCAACTCGCGGCTGTGAATAAGCACTGGACCGACGTCATTCAGTATGCCGACAAGGTCATTGAACTCAGCCCTACCGCCTACCCTATCGCTTACTTCTACAGTGCAGCCGCCAGTTTTAATTCACAGAAATTAGCCGACGCCGAAAAGGCAGCTCTGAAGGCCGAAGAGCTGGATACCCAGCATCAAGAACCACGGATCCAATTCCTGCTGGGGAAGATCTATGCTGCCAAGGGCGATTACACACTTGCCGCAAAACATCTGCGCTTATTTGTGGGATTGGTGCCCGAAGGAGAACAGTCTGAGCGCGCTAAAACCGATCTCGCAAAGATGGAGCAGATGAATGCAGCCGGAGTGAAACAGTAG